CATTAGCGATCCCAAGGCTGGCATAGGATAAAAGTCCCACTACTCCAACAAAAATCGCGCTAAGCACAATTATTAAGCTCAAATAGAAAGGGGAAATATGATTTTCCTTCAGTTCAGATTCTGGAGTCATGACACTCATCCTTGTTAACTGTGTTGAAGGTAATCCCACGGGATAATATTAACTCGTATTCAGTTCTCGTACCAGATTAGTATAGAAACGTAAGTGATCAAACGGGCGTTCATTGCTAATACTTGGCCAGCCCATACTCCAGCCAGCCAGCTCCATATGGTCCGCGCGCAGTATCCCTTTGAATTCACCCCACCGGGCTGAGGAGACGGATACTTGACTATCATTCTCGCCACTGTCGGTTGCGAGAGCCCGCGTCCAGGGGCGAAAAATCGGCGGCATTTCATTTGCCGGACGCGTGGCGGCATACGAGCGGTATTGCACATGAGGCAGGTCGCTAATTTCCAGATTAAAGCGGGCACAGGCTTCCGGTGTTAGATCATATAGAGCCGGATGGGTGATGCGGCGTAGCAGGGAATAGAGCGGTTTTTTGCTATTGATGATTCGCTGCGCCAGCGGCGTGCCGCGATGTGGCGTGGCAATGGTCGTTAGGGAGCGAATGCGTTGCTGTGAATCGAAATGATGGATCGCATAGCGGCTGTCGAGTCCACCCATGCTGTGGGCGATCAAATTAATCTGATCCACGTTTATCCTCTCGAGGAAATCCGCGAGTACACGTGCTCGTTCTTCTACAGTGCCGGTGCCAGGTAATGGTGGAAAATAGATAGATTGCGTATGGTTAGACAAATAGGGCGGTAACGCGCGGAAATAATGGATAATTTTACCCAGAATGGATATCGACGAAAATCCCAGCAGCCCATGGACGAAAACAATAGCTGTTTTATTGTTGTTTACTAGACTCATGGTATCTCTATGTGGTGTATAAAAAATAAGGAATGAATCATTTCATACTTATTCTAAGCCGCAATAAATCACCTGTATGAATAGTTGCAATACCCAGATGCAAATTTACCAAATTCGATTATCCACCTATTGTTTAAACCGCTATATTTTTTGAATGAGAGCGAATATAAGCGGCATGCCCGGTGATTTCTATTCCGAAATGGATGGGGATGAACGTGGTCCGTATAAAACAGTAAATACGCCCATTCGAGAGAATCTATCGTATTTTCATGCAGTTGGCGTAATATGTAACCGTGGCCGGCCAATCCGAAAAGACGCCCAGTACGCCGACTTCCTTTGCCAATACATCCAGTAATGTCATTGTGTCACCATCATTGTTGATCGCCTCCGTGATTGTCTGATAGTACCAGCCACCACCATTTTTCAGCAGTCTGGACCGTTCAAGTGTCCAAGTGATAATATCCAGCCCCAATGCTTTGGCCGTCTCTGCGTACTTGGAAGGTATAATTTGATTGGATTCATTTAGCGTCACTAACCCCCAAAGTGGCGGCGCTACAATTTTAATGCCTTTGTCAGGCAGGGTGGATAATCTTGCAATGGCTTCTGGCAGATCAGCGACGCTGTCCATGTTTTCAAGAAAAATGGCTTGTTTGCCAAATTCTGGTTCATTCGTAATCCAATAAAGCACATCATCCAAATTAAATGATTGTGGATAGACATTTTTGGGTTTGACACCAGCGGCTTTATATTCGTCGATCATTTTTTGAGCATAGGCCTGTTGGGTAAAGCCATGAAAAGGCATTTCAACGCTAGGCGCCTTCAATTCCGGTGTCATTTTGACGTTTAGCCGCTTAAAGAGCTCAATACTTTCAGCATGACTTAAAACTGTGGCGTTAGCAGAATACAAATCAGTGCGTGGGTGTGGCATCGCATTTAAATATTCTTTTACCGTATTGGCATTTGGATTGCCGGTATTCATTTTGGCTTTAAGTGTTTTAAATTCGGCTAAAGTAATATCGCTCGTACAGCATTGTACGTTGGCAAAAGGCCTGTCGCTGCTGAAATCGGGCGGAGATGAACATTTATT
This genomic window from Nitrosomonas cryotolerans ATCC 49181 contains:
- a CDS encoding glycerophosphodiester phosphodiesterase family protein, which encodes MHRIQIAVGTVLIITLLFPISFVSATKNDNKDQFEHPASMKHSARRYINKPSIQLGPRPLLLVDDMDDSALKKKLQQCANETFYKTDFSIGHRGAALQFPEHSKESYEAAAQTGAGIIECDVTFTKDKVLVCRHSQCDLHTTTNILTTTLANKCSSPPDFSSDRPFANVQCCTSDITLAEFKTLKAKMNTGNPNANTVKEYLNAMPHPRTDLYSANATVLSHAESIELFKRLNVKMTPELKAPSVEMPFHGFTQQAYAQKMIDEYKAAGVKPKNVYPQSFNLDDVLYWITNEPEFGKQAIFLENMDSVADLPEAIARLSTLPDKGIKIVAPPLWGLVTLNESNQIIPSKYAETAKALGLDIITWTLERSRLLKNGGGWYYQTITEAINNDGDTMTLLDVLAKEVGVLGVFSDWPATVTYYANCMKIR
- a CDS encoding esterase/lipase family protein; translated protein: MSLVNNNKTAIVFVHGLLGFSSISILGKIIHYFRALPPYLSNHTQSIYFPPLPGTGTVEERARVLADFLERINVDQINLIAHSMGGLDSRYAIHHFDSQQRIRSLTTIATPHRGTPLAQRIINSKKPLYSLLRRITHPALYDLTPEACARFNLEISDLPHVQYRSYAATRPANEMPPIFRPWTRALATDSGENDSQVSVSSARWGEFKGILRADHMELAGWSMGWPSISNERPFDHLRFYTNLVRELNTS